The following proteins come from a genomic window of Salvia hispanica cultivar TCC Black 2014 chromosome 4, UniMelb_Shisp_WGS_1.0, whole genome shotgun sequence:
- the LOC125222682 gene encoding uncharacterized protein LOC125222682 isoform X2, with protein MLASSYFVVKLGSRWCCCSMLILLKLRLPCNFNRVWWYTKEVLPYGVEDFQKLTCPLWLVEDLGCPAVVLDGLAASGPMG; from the exons ATGCTAGCCTCCTCATACTTTGTGGTGAAGTTGGGATCGAGATGGTGTTGTTGTTCTATGCTCATCCTCTTGAAGCTGCGGCTGCCTTG TAACTTTAACAGAGTTTGGTGGTATACCAAGGAG GTGCTGCCATATGGTGTGGAGGATTTTCAGAAATTGACTTGCCCTCTTTG GTTGGTAGAGGACTTGGGCTGCCCAGCTGTTGTCCTCGACGGGCTTGCTGCCTCGGGCCCAATGGGCTGA
- the LOC125222682 gene encoding uncharacterized protein LOC125222682 isoform X1, whose protein sequence is MVLLFYAHPLEAAAALVKTVLKTSAPFLSTLLCCWKKFESVGECSKQISLIFDFCSNFNRVWWYTKEVLPYGVEDFQKLTCPLWLVEDLGCPAVVLDGLAASGPMG, encoded by the exons ATGGTGTTGTTGTTCTATGCTCATCCTCTTGAAGCTGCGGCTGCCTTGGTAAAAACAGTTCTTAAAACCTCAGCTCCTTTCCTCTCAACCTTGCTATGTTGCTGGAAAAAGTTTGAAAGTGTAGGAGAGTGTTCAAAG CAAATCTCCCTTATCTTTGATTTTTGCAGTAACTTTAACAGAGTTTGGTGGTATACCAAGGAG GTGCTGCCATATGGTGTGGAGGATTTTCAGAAATTGACTTGCCCTCTTTG GTTGGTAGAGGACTTGGGCTGCCCAGCTGTTGTCCTCGACGGGCTTGCTGCCTCGGGCCCAATGGGCTGA
- the LOC125222682 gene encoding uncharacterized protein LOC125222682 isoform X3, whose protein sequence is MVLLFYAHPLEAAAALQISLIFDFCSNFNRVWWYTKEVLPYGVEDFQKLTCPLWLVEDLGCPAVVLDGLAASGPMG, encoded by the exons ATGGTGTTGTTGTTCTATGCTCATCCTCTTGAAGCTGCGGCTGCCTTG CAAATCTCCCTTATCTTTGATTTTTGCAGTAACTTTAACAGAGTTTGGTGGTATACCAAGGAG GTGCTGCCATATGGTGTGGAGGATTTTCAGAAATTGACTTGCCCTCTTTG GTTGGTAGAGGACTTGGGCTGCCCAGCTGTTGTCCTCGACGGGCTTGCTGCCTCGGGCCCAATGGGCTGA
- the LOC125221074 gene encoding scopoletin glucosyltransferase-like codes for MGKVATRPLVQPSTAENRMPMVHQMDEGNEGEATALWWNSFYELEPDYTKYYMIVLGKRAWNVGHILLCNNADGGDRRERGEKCSVDVGACMVWLDSKKANSVVYMVLGA; via the coding sequence ATGGGAAAAGTAGCCACAAGGCCATTAGTGCAACCTTCCACTGCAGAAAATAGGATGCCGATGGTTCACCAAATGGATGAAGGAAATGAGGGAGAAGCTACGGCGTTGTGGTGGAATAGCTTCTACGAGCTCGAGCCTGACTACACTAAATATTACATGATCGTTTTAGGGAAAAGGGCTTGGAACGTAGGCCATATTTTGCTCTGCAACAATGCTGATGGAGGAGacagaagagagagaggagagaagtGTAGTGTTGACGTGGGCGCATGCATGGTGTGGCTCGATTCAAAGAAGGCGAATTCTGTGGTGTACATGGTTTTGGGAGCATGA